A single window of Streptomyces sp. NBC_00464 DNA harbors:
- a CDS encoding Rieske 2Fe-2S domain-containing protein, with product MSAVESAPDDVRAIEAAAAPTRFARGWHCLGLSEKYRDGKPHSVQAFGQKLVVFQAGDGTLSVLDAYCRHMGGDLSQGTVKGDEVACPFHDWRWGGDGRCKQIPYSKRVPLRARTASWPTLDQDGMLFVWNDPEGNPPPADVTIPRIEGATSDEWTDWLWYETTIDANCREVVDNVVDMAHFFYVHYSFPTYFRNVFEGHTATQHMRATGRPDARPQEQGDKPKTTGSNSLAAYHGPSFMIDDLTYHYDTGDQQSVLINCHYPVDANRFVLQYGIIVKRSPSMTGDAADELASGMAQFIKLGFEQDIQIWQNKARIDNPLLCEEDGPVYQLRRWYEQFYVDVADIKPEMTDRFEFELDTTRPVEAWQQEVEANLAHKAAAAAAEDRPV from the coding sequence GTGAGCGCAGTCGAGTCAGCACCCGACGACGTCAGGGCCATCGAAGCCGCAGCGGCACCCACGCGTTTCGCGCGCGGCTGGCACTGCCTGGGCCTTTCGGAGAAGTACAGGGACGGAAAGCCGCACTCGGTCCAGGCGTTCGGCCAGAAGCTCGTGGTGTTCCAGGCGGGGGACGGCACACTCAGCGTCCTGGACGCGTACTGCCGGCACATGGGCGGCGACCTCTCGCAGGGAACCGTCAAGGGCGACGAGGTCGCGTGCCCGTTCCACGACTGGCGCTGGGGCGGTGACGGCCGCTGCAAGCAGATCCCGTACTCCAAGAGGGTCCCGCTGCGGGCCCGCACCGCGTCCTGGCCGACGCTCGACCAGGACGGCATGCTCTTCGTCTGGAACGACCCGGAGGGCAATCCCCCGCCCGCCGATGTGACCATCCCCCGGATCGAGGGCGCGACGAGCGACGAGTGGACCGACTGGCTCTGGTACGAGACCACCATCGACGCCAACTGCCGTGAAGTCGTGGACAACGTGGTCGACATGGCCCACTTCTTCTACGTCCACTACTCCTTCCCGACGTATTTCAGGAACGTCTTCGAGGGCCACACCGCCACCCAGCACATGCGCGCGACCGGCCGCCCCGACGCCCGCCCCCAGGAGCAGGGCGACAAGCCGAAGACCACCGGCAGCAACTCGCTGGCCGCGTACCACGGCCCGTCCTTCATGATCGACGATCTCACCTACCACTACGACACCGGTGACCAGCAGTCGGTACTGATCAACTGTCACTATCCCGTCGACGCCAACCGGTTCGTTCTCCAGTACGGGATCATCGTGAAGCGCTCGCCGTCCATGACGGGCGATGCGGCCGACGAACTCGCCTCGGGTATGGCGCAGTTCATCAAGCTCGGCTTCGAGCAGGACATCCAGATCTGGCAGAACAAGGCCCGGATCGACAACCCGCTGCTCTGCGAGGAGGACGGGCCGGTCTACCAACTGCGCCGCTGGTACGAGCAGTTCTACGTGGACGTGGCCGACATCAAGCCGGAGATGACCGACCGGTTCGAGTTCGAGCTGGACACGACGCGGCCCGTCGAGGCGTGGCAGCAGGAGGTCGAGGCGAACCTCGCCCACAAGGCCGCCGCTGCCGCCGCCGAGGACCGGCCGGTCTGA
- a CDS encoding MaoC/PaaZ C-terminal domain-containing protein, with product MPIDRDKALTADPSVREIHWTTRDVLLYHLSLGAGADAATGPELHLTYENGLGVLPAFAMVAGSGISAGEAGPPGFHLPGIDIDLRAVLHAGQGLRVHRPLPVSGTATLTSRVAELWDKGKAALIVLESAATDGDGEPLWTSTTRIWARGEGGFGGEPGPTEEWAAPDRPADTVLTSATTPQQALWYRLNGDLNPLHADPAFARAAGFERPILHGLASYGLVCKALVDGLLGGDVTRLTGLTVRFAGPLVPGESLTTSVWREGPDADGTEQLLLHAGCPERDGAPVLTHATATVTA from the coding sequence ATGCCCATCGACCGCGACAAGGCGCTGACCGCGGATCCATCGGTCCGTGAGATCCACTGGACCACCCGCGACGTGCTCCTCTACCACCTCAGCCTGGGCGCGGGAGCCGACGCGGCCACCGGTCCGGAGCTGCATCTGACCTACGAGAACGGCCTCGGCGTGCTGCCGGCCTTCGCCATGGTGGCCGGCTCCGGCATCTCCGCCGGTGAGGCGGGCCCGCCGGGATTCCATCTGCCCGGCATCGACATCGACCTGCGGGCCGTGCTCCACGCAGGCCAGGGTCTCCGGGTCCACCGGCCCCTGCCGGTCTCGGGCACCGCCACCCTCACCTCGCGCGTCGCCGAGCTGTGGGACAAGGGCAAGGCCGCACTGATCGTCCTGGAGTCCGCGGCCACGGACGGCGACGGCGAACCGCTGTGGACGTCCACCACGCGCATCTGGGCGCGCGGCGAGGGCGGCTTCGGCGGCGAGCCGGGCCCGACGGAGGAGTGGGCGGCGCCGGACCGGCCCGCCGACACCGTGCTCACCTCCGCCACCACTCCCCAGCAGGCACTGTGGTACCGGCTCAACGGTGACCTCAACCCGCTGCATGCCGACCCCGCCTTCGCGCGGGCGGCCGGCTTCGAGAGGCCGATCCTGCACGGGCTCGCCTCGTACGGCCTGGTCTGCAAGGCCCTCGTCGACGGCCTTCTCGGCGGCGACGTCACCCGCCTCACCGGTCTCACGGTGCGCTTCGCCGGACCTCTCGTCCCCGGCGAGTCCCTCACCACCTCCGTATGGCGCGAAGGACCGGACGCCGACGGTACGGAGCAACTCCTGCTCCACGCGGGCTGCCCCGAGCGCGACGGTGCGCCCGTGCTCACCCACGCGACGGCGACGGTGACGGCATGA
- a CDS encoding SDR family NAD(P)-dependent oxidoreductase, with protein sequence MNRFDGVKVLLTGAGSGIGRATALRLVSEGAAVFAVDLSPEGLAGTAAAAEGPGRIVTRVADVADEDAVVESVRAAADGRGGIDVLVNVAGIHRTTPIDRLTVADMERLFAVNTVGTALFCREALPHLPDGSGVIVNVASSAAAHGNPYMTAYAASKGAVLGFSLSLAAEVAHRGIRVVPVSPGTVATPLVGPHVLPPDLDTSYYARIRAPFGAARPEQIAAVIAFAASRDAAYLTGAELRADGGSHI encoded by the coding sequence ATGAACCGATTCGACGGCGTGAAGGTCCTGCTCACCGGGGCAGGATCAGGGATCGGGCGGGCGACCGCACTGCGCCTGGTGTCCGAAGGGGCGGCCGTGTTCGCCGTCGACCTGTCACCCGAGGGCCTGGCGGGCACCGCCGCGGCGGCGGAGGGGCCGGGGCGGATCGTGACCCGGGTCGCCGACGTCGCCGACGAGGACGCGGTGGTCGAGAGCGTACGGGCCGCGGCCGACGGCCGCGGCGGCATCGACGTCCTGGTCAATGTGGCGGGGATCCACCGGACGACCCCGATCGACCGGCTGACCGTGGCCGACATGGAGCGGCTCTTCGCGGTCAACACGGTGGGTACGGCCCTGTTCTGCCGGGAGGCACTGCCTCATCTGCCGGACGGCTCCGGTGTCATCGTCAACGTGGCGTCGTCGGCGGCGGCGCACGGGAATCCGTACATGACCGCGTACGCCGCCTCCAAGGGTGCGGTGCTCGGCTTCTCGCTGTCCCTGGCCGCCGAGGTCGCACACCGCGGCATCCGGGTCGTGCCCGTGTCGCCCGGCACCGTCGCCACGCCCCTGGTCGGGCCGCACGTGCTGCCGCCGGACCTCGACACCTCGTACTACGCGCGGATCCGCGCACCGTTCGGCGCCGCTCGGCCCGAGCAGATCGCCGCGGTGATCGCCTTCGCCGCCTCGCGGGACGCGGCCTACCTCACCGGGGCGGAGCTGCGGGCCGACGGCGGATCCCACATCTGA
- a CDS encoding steroid 3-ketoacyl-CoA thiolase, with the protein MTEAVIVEAARTPVGRRRGVLSGLHPAELLGLAQKGLLERAGVAPDTVEQVIGGCVTQAGEQSNNVTRNAWLHAGLPYTTACTSIDCACGSSQQAVHLVAGLIASGAVEAGIGCGVESMSRVFLGAALTPDNGSPAPDGWTLDMPDQFTAAERIARNRGITRADADALGLASQQKAARAWAEGRFAGQIIDIQAPVPGPEGPTGETALVSRDQGLRDTTPEALAALRPVLPDGIHTAGNSSQISDGAAAVLMMSRQRAAREGLRPRARIVASAMVGSDPYYHLDGPVAATERVLRTAGMSLTDIDLVEINEAFASVVLSWAQVHKADMDKVNVNGGAIALGHAVGSTGARLITQALYELERTGKSTALITMCAGGAHATATVIERI; encoded by the coding sequence ATGACCGAGGCCGTCATCGTCGAAGCCGCGCGGACACCGGTCGGCCGGCGCCGCGGTGTCCTGTCCGGGCTCCACCCGGCGGAGCTCCTCGGGCTCGCCCAGAAGGGGCTGCTGGAGCGGGCCGGCGTCGCCCCCGACACGGTGGAACAGGTCATCGGCGGCTGTGTCACCCAGGCCGGTGAGCAGTCCAACAACGTCACCCGCAACGCCTGGCTGCACGCCGGACTGCCGTACACCACCGCCTGCACCTCGATCGACTGTGCCTGCGGGTCGTCCCAGCAGGCCGTCCACCTGGTCGCGGGCCTGATCGCCTCCGGCGCCGTCGAGGCCGGCATCGGCTGCGGCGTCGAGTCCATGAGCCGGGTCTTCCTCGGCGCCGCGCTCACCCCCGACAACGGCTCCCCGGCGCCGGACGGCTGGACCCTGGACATGCCCGACCAGTTCACCGCCGCCGAGCGCATCGCCCGCAACCGGGGCATCACCAGGGCCGACGCGGACGCCCTCGGCCTCGCCTCCCAGCAGAAGGCCGCCCGCGCCTGGGCCGAGGGCCGCTTCGCCGGGCAGATCATCGACATCCAGGCCCCCGTCCCCGGACCCGAGGGGCCCACCGGCGAGACCGCCCTCGTCAGCCGCGACCAGGGGCTCCGCGACACCACCCCCGAGGCGCTGGCCGCCCTGCGGCCGGTACTCCCCGACGGCATTCACACCGCCGGGAACTCCTCCCAGATCAGCGACGGAGCCGCCGCCGTCCTGATGATGAGCCGGCAGCGCGCCGCCCGCGAGGGACTGCGCCCCCGCGCCCGGATCGTCGCCTCCGCCATGGTCGGCTCCGACCCGTATTACCACCTCGACGGACCCGTCGCCGCGACCGAACGGGTCCTGCGCACCGCCGGGATGAGCCTCACCGACATCGATCTCGTCGAGATCAACGAGGCCTTCGCCTCCGTCGTCCTGTCCTGGGCGCAGGTCCACAAGGCCGACATGGACAAGGTCAACGTCAACGGCGGCGCCATCGCACTCGGTCACGCCGTCGGCTCCACCGGTGCCCGGCTCATCACCCAGGCCCTGTACGAACTGGAGCGGACCGGGAAGTCCACCGCGCTGATCACCATGTGCGCCGGCGGGGCGCACGCGACCGCCACCGTCATCGAACGCATCTGA
- a CDS encoding acyl-CoA dehydrogenase, with amino-acid sequence MTIGLTQEHLDLRDAVRAFANRHITEDTLRAAADADKETLPAHWSGLAGQGLLGLHLPEEDGGAGYGLVELAVVTEELGRATAPGPFLPTTLASAVLHAAGHRTYLAALAAGTTLGAVGLAPGTLALTRAADGTVSVTGTSELVIGGHLADVFVLPASDEGRTTWLVLPRAAVDTTDLRSHDLTRRSSRVTVRSVPVPAVDLLDLDPRTPRDLAATLFAAESAGLADRCVTTAAQYARVREQFGRRIGQFQGVKHRCARMLAQAEQARACAWDAARAHDVVDRTEASLAAAVAGAVGVDAAFAVAKDCIQVLGGIGFTWEHDAHLALRRAQTLRIALGPAAAWRRRVARLTLDGTRRTLSVELPAEAEAVRKGIRTELRAAAALDGKDRLIHLADHGYTAPHLPAPWGKGAGPVDQLVIAEELRAAELTPVDMIIGGWVVPTIIAHGDPGQQERFLGPSLRGDIVWCQLFSEPGAGSDLAGLTTRAEKVDGGWRITGQKVWSSMAHLAGWGVLLARTDADVPKHKGISYFLLDMTSPGIDIRPLRQITGDAEFNEVFLDEVFIPDELLVGAPGAGWKLARTTLANERVALSHDSVGSGAEALLEIAAVSDGLDDEQLSTLGGHLCDAQTGGVLALRTTLRTVSGQQPGAEASVAKLLGVEHQQRVWETCMDWQGSAALTGEGERLDATWQFLNARCLSIAGGTTEVQLNIIGERMLGLPRDPEPTKG; translated from the coding sequence ATGACCATCGGACTCACCCAGGAGCACCTGGACCTGCGCGACGCCGTACGCGCCTTCGCGAACCGGCACATCACCGAGGACACCCTCCGCGCGGCGGCCGACGCCGACAAGGAGACCCTCCCCGCCCACTGGAGCGGCCTCGCCGGACAGGGCCTGCTCGGGCTCCACCTCCCGGAGGAGGACGGCGGCGCCGGGTACGGACTCGTCGAACTCGCCGTCGTCACGGAGGAACTGGGCCGGGCGACAGCCCCCGGACCCTTCCTGCCGACGACGCTCGCCTCGGCCGTCCTGCACGCGGCCGGACACCGGACGTACCTTGCCGCGCTCGCCGCCGGCACCACCCTCGGCGCGGTGGGGCTGGCCCCCGGCACCCTCGCCCTGACCCGCGCCGCCGACGGCACGGTCTCCGTCACCGGAACCTCGGAGCTCGTGATCGGCGGACACCTCGCCGACGTGTTCGTGCTGCCCGCCTCCGACGAGGGCCGGACCACCTGGCTGGTGCTGCCCCGCGCCGCCGTGGACACCACCGACCTCCGCAGCCACGACCTCACCCGCCGCTCGTCCCGGGTGACCGTACGGTCGGTGCCGGTACCGGCCGTCGACCTGCTGGACCTCGACCCGCGGACGCCCCGGGACCTCGCCGCGACGCTGTTCGCCGCGGAATCGGCCGGCCTCGCCGACCGCTGTGTGACGACCGCTGCGCAATACGCCCGGGTGCGGGAGCAGTTCGGCCGCCGCATCGGCCAGTTCCAGGGCGTCAAGCACCGCTGCGCCCGCATGCTCGCCCAGGCCGAACAGGCCCGCGCCTGCGCCTGGGACGCCGCCCGCGCGCACGACGTCGTGGACCGCACGGAGGCATCGCTGGCCGCCGCAGTCGCGGGAGCGGTCGGCGTCGACGCCGCGTTCGCCGTCGCCAAGGACTGCATCCAGGTCCTCGGCGGCATCGGCTTCACCTGGGAGCACGACGCCCACCTCGCGCTGCGCCGCGCCCAGACCCTGCGGATCGCGCTGGGCCCGGCCGCCGCCTGGCGCCGCCGCGTCGCCCGCCTCACCCTGGACGGAACCCGCCGCACACTGAGCGTGGAGCTGCCGGCCGAGGCCGAAGCCGTACGCAAGGGCATCCGCACCGAACTGCGCGCAGCCGCGGCCCTGGACGGCAAGGACCGTCTCATCCACCTCGCCGACCACGGCTACACCGCGCCGCACCTGCCCGCCCCCTGGGGCAAGGGCGCGGGCCCGGTGGACCAGCTCGTCATCGCCGAGGAGCTCCGGGCCGCGGAGCTCACCCCCGTCGACATGATCATCGGTGGCTGGGTGGTGCCCACGATCATCGCGCACGGCGACCCGGGCCAGCAGGAACGCTTCCTCGGCCCGAGCCTGCGCGGCGACATCGTCTGGTGCCAGCTGTTCAGTGAACCGGGGGCGGGTTCCGACCTCGCCGGCCTCACCACCCGCGCCGAGAAGGTGGACGGCGGCTGGCGGATCACCGGGCAGAAGGTGTGGTCGTCCATGGCCCACCTCGCCGGCTGGGGTGTCCTGCTCGCCCGAACCGACGCCGACGTGCCCAAACACAAGGGCATCTCCTACTTCCTCCTCGACATGACGAGCCCCGGCATCGACATCCGGCCGCTGCGCCAGATCACCGGCGACGCCGAGTTCAACGAGGTCTTCCTCGACGAGGTGTTCATCCCCGACGAGCTGCTCGTCGGTGCCCCGGGCGCCGGCTGGAAGCTCGCCCGGACCACGCTCGCCAACGAACGCGTCGCCCTCTCCCACGACTCGGTCGGCTCGGGCGCCGAGGCCCTGCTGGAGATCGCCGCCGTATCGGACGGCCTCGACGACGAACAGCTCAGCACGCTCGGCGGCCACCTCTGCGACGCCCAGACCGGTGGTGTCCTCGCCCTGCGCACCACCCTGCGCACCGTCTCCGGGCAGCAGCCCGGCGCCGAGGCGTCCGTCGCCAAACTGCTCGGCGTCGAACACCAGCAGCGGGTCTGGGAGACCTGCATGGACTGGCAGGGATCCGCCGCGCTCACCGGCGAGGGCGAACGCCTGGACGCCACCTGGCAGTTCCTGAACGCCCGCTGTCTGTCCATCGCGGGCGGCACGACGGAGGTCCAGCTGAACATCATCGGCGAGCGCATGCTCGGCCTGCCCCGCGACCCCGAGCCCACGAAAGGCTGA
- a CDS encoding SDR family NAD(P)-dependent oxidoreductase, with protein sequence MGNLDGKVAVITGAGQGVGQGIALALASEGASVAVLGRTAAKLETTCELLRERGVKAEPFVLDVLETDRIPAVVEDVAARFGSIGILVNNAYTGCYGPLLSLSDEEFQRGFNSAPFAAFAFMKAAHPYLKRDGGGSVINLVTSAMVRWDLSTYGAYAAAKSALRSLTRTAANEWGRDGIRVNAIAPHAVSPAYAGWQAAHPEEAAEFCASIPLGYVGDCEQDIGRAVAMLCGPDARYLTGATVPLDGGQANFD encoded by the coding sequence ATGGGAAACCTCGACGGCAAGGTCGCGGTCATCACCGGCGCGGGCCAGGGCGTCGGTCAGGGCATCGCCCTGGCCCTCGCCTCCGAGGGAGCCTCGGTGGCCGTCCTCGGGCGGACCGCGGCGAAGCTGGAAACGACGTGTGAACTGCTTCGCGAACGAGGGGTGAAGGCCGAGCCGTTCGTCCTCGACGTACTCGAAACGGACCGGATCCCCGCCGTGGTGGAGGATGTCGCCGCACGCTTCGGCTCCATCGGCATCCTGGTCAACAACGCCTACACCGGATGCTACGGACCGCTTCTGTCGCTGAGCGACGAAGAGTTCCAACGGGGCTTCAACAGCGCCCCGTTCGCGGCATTCGCCTTCATGAAGGCCGCGCATCCGTACCTGAAGCGCGACGGTGGTGGCAGTGTCATCAACCTCGTCACCTCCGCCATGGTCCGCTGGGACCTGAGCACGTACGGTGCCTACGCGGCGGCCAAGTCCGCGCTGCGCTCCCTGACCAGGACCGCCGCCAACGAATGGGGCCGCGACGGCATCCGGGTCAACGCGATCGCCCCGCACGCCGTGTCGCCCGCCTACGCGGGCTGGCAGGCCGCCCACCCGGAGGAGGCCGCCGAATTCTGCGCGTCCATTCCGCTCGGGTACGTCGGCGACTGCGAGCAGGACATCGGCCGGGCCGTGGCGATGCTGTGCGGCCCGGACGCCCGCTACCTGACGGGCGCCACGGTGCCCCTCGACGGCGGTCAGGCCAACTTCGACTGA
- a CDS encoding ferredoxin, whose amino-acid sequence MRIDNRLADVAPMRPLACDRCAAQVLVRKSSRQQTSVQWNGAAVALCAERDGAGAAFEGCGSLRDTIREAALRGTIALVDGGEA is encoded by the coding sequence ATGCGGATCGACAACCGCCTCGCCGACGTCGCGCCGATGCGGCCCCTGGCGTGCGACCGGTGCGCGGCGCAGGTGCTCGTCCGCAAGAGCAGCCGGCAGCAGACGAGTGTGCAGTGGAACGGCGCGGCGGTGGCCCTCTGCGCGGAGCGCGACGGAGCCGGCGCGGCCTTCGAGGGCTGCGGATCCCTGCGCGACACGATCCGCGAGGCCGCGCTCCGGGGCACGATCGCGCTCGTGGACGGCGGCGAGGCCTGA
- a CDS encoding VOC family protein, with amino-acid sequence MTQIRGLGYLRVQSSDIGRWRELTVDALGFAEGSGPDPDGLYLRMDERRSRLVVLPGDTDRVLSIGWEVRDQFALAAVGRAVEASGTGVKPLSREEADDRGVEQGITFEDPAGVPVEVFFAPILDHSPVVTKLGQRFVTGGQGMGHIVLPTTSPDETIAFYTEVLGFLPRGSMRLGGGSPRRVRFMGVNERHHSLAVCPAPHGEAPGLVHLMVEVDSLDAVGRALDNVAEQGFSLSSTLGRHTNDKMVSFYVRAPGGWDLEYGYDGMRVDEAHYTAEEITADSYWGHDWSGSEPLAAFTPPGTTA; translated from the coding sequence ATGACACAGATCCGCGGACTCGGCTATCTCCGGGTCCAGTCCAGTGACATCGGGCGCTGGCGCGAACTCACCGTGGACGCCCTCGGCTTCGCCGAAGGATCCGGGCCGGACCCCGACGGCCTGTACCTGCGCATGGACGAGCGCCGCTCCCGGCTCGTCGTCCTGCCCGGCGACACCGACCGGGTGCTGTCGATCGGCTGGGAGGTGCGGGACCAGTTCGCGCTCGCCGCCGTCGGCCGTGCCGTCGAGGCGTCCGGTACGGGAGTGAAGCCGCTCAGCCGTGAGGAGGCCGACGACCGGGGCGTCGAGCAGGGCATCACCTTCGAGGACCCGGCAGGCGTGCCCGTCGAGGTGTTCTTCGCCCCGATCCTCGACCACAGTCCCGTCGTCACCAAGCTCGGCCAGCGGTTCGTCACCGGCGGTCAGGGGATGGGACACATCGTCCTGCCCACCACCAGCCCCGACGAGACGATCGCCTTCTACACCGAAGTGCTCGGATTCCTGCCCCGCGGCTCGATGCGGCTCGGCGGCGGGTCGCCGCGCCGGGTGCGTTTCATGGGGGTCAACGAACGCCACCACAGCCTGGCCGTCTGCCCCGCCCCGCACGGCGAGGCGCCCGGCCTCGTACATCTGATGGTCGAGGTGGACAGCCTGGACGCGGTCGGCCGTGCCCTCGACAACGTGGCCGAGCAGGGCTTCTCGCTCTCCTCGACGCTGGGGCGGCACACCAACGACAAGATGGTGTCGTTCTATGTGCGGGCTCCCGGCGGCTGGGACCTCGAGTACGGATACGACGGGATGCGCGTCGACGAGGCGCACTACACCGCCGAGGAGATCACCGCCGACAGCTACTGGGGCCACGACTGGTCCGGCTCCGAGCCCCTTGCGGCGTTCACCCCGCCCGGGACGACCGCATGA
- a CDS encoding PaaI family thioesterase, which translates to MSSHRDENTAQVTGPRLVAEPHKDGVDAAVAAARRVVTALLRAGDGTGADMNEIAARLDAVADGLTAKAPSTEARLAEMWRGEGVTRHDPVTGPENALAPPLHLHGREDGSVEGVVTLDLPYQGPPGHVHGGISALLLDHTLGVANHWGGPSGMTAELTLRYLRPTPLFQPLTVIGRQVSVDGSRIRTVGEIQVGGRACVTAEALFINKQLPRPS; encoded by the coding sequence ATGAGCAGCCACCGCGACGAGAACACCGCACAGGTCACCGGCCCCCGTCTGGTCGCCGAGCCGCACAAGGACGGCGTCGACGCGGCAGTGGCCGCGGCCCGCCGGGTGGTCACCGCCCTGCTGCGCGCGGGCGACGGGACCGGCGCCGACATGAACGAGATCGCCGCCCGCCTGGACGCCGTCGCCGACGGGCTCACCGCGAAAGCGCCGTCCACGGAGGCACGCCTGGCCGAGATGTGGCGCGGCGAGGGCGTCACCCGGCACGACCCCGTCACCGGCCCGGAGAACGCCCTCGCGCCACCGCTGCACCTGCACGGCAGGGAAGACGGCTCCGTCGAAGGCGTCGTCACGCTCGACCTGCCCTACCAGGGCCCGCCCGGCCATGTGCACGGCGGGATCTCGGCGCTCCTCCTCGACCACACGCTGGGTGTGGCCAACCACTGGGGCGGCCCCTCCGGCATGACCGCGGAACTGACCCTGCGCTATCTGCGGCCCACCCCGCTGTTCCAGCCGCTGACGGTCATCGGACGCCAGGTCTCGGTGGACGGTTCACGGATCCGTACGGTCGGCGAGATTCAGGTCGGCGGCCGCGCCTGCGTCACCGCGGAAGCCCTGTTCATCAACAAGCAGCTGCCCAGGCCCAGTTGA
- a CDS encoding FAD-dependent oxidoreductase, giving the protein MRAARPVSPVPAGTVGHYDGETDVLVVGFGCAGAAAAYEAAAAGADVLVLERAGGPGGSSALSGGELYLGGGTPVQRACGFEDSADDMFAYLDAALGPHADQEKLRLYCEGSAAHFQWFVDRGLTFEPTLWDAPTWMPTTKDGLMWLGENAWPYNEIARPAPRGHRCATDAFGGWLVMEKLVAAAEDAGAAVQADTLATALIVDDSGRVVGVTARRHGRDLAFRARKGVVLTTGGFADNEEMLADHAPHLLGHDKVSDGLDDGSGIRMAAALGAATRRMGVVELALTALPAMVTRGMLVNAHGQRFVNEDVYPGLFSVAAVLKQPAPYWVIIDEEGYESIPEADRWGVVPRFVTETLAELEAELGMPQGALESTVGTYNTHAARGRDPYFHKDPRWLRPLAGPFAAVDPRAGFHRRGQPGAGAGTGVAGFTLGGLHTTVDGAVLDVSGDRVPGLYAAGRAASGIHGEGYVSGTSLGDGTFFGRRAGVAAAGGA; this is encoded by the coding sequence ATGAGAGCCGCCCGTCCGGTGTCACCGGTGCCCGCCGGGACCGTCGGCCACTACGACGGGGAGACCGACGTGCTGGTCGTCGGCTTCGGATGCGCCGGAGCCGCCGCGGCATACGAGGCCGCGGCGGCGGGCGCCGACGTCCTCGTACTGGAACGGGCCGGGGGCCCCGGCGGGTCCTCCGCGCTGTCCGGCGGTGAGCTGTATCTCGGCGGCGGGACCCCGGTGCAGCGGGCGTGCGGCTTCGAGGACAGCGCGGACGACATGTTCGCCTATCTCGACGCCGCGCTCGGGCCGCATGCCGACCAGGAGAAGCTGCGCCTGTACTGCGAGGGCAGTGCCGCGCACTTCCAGTGGTTCGTGGACCGCGGGCTGACCTTCGAGCCGACCCTGTGGGACGCGCCGACCTGGATGCCGACCACCAAGGACGGACTGATGTGGCTGGGCGAGAACGCCTGGCCGTACAACGAGATCGCCCGCCCGGCGCCGCGCGGCCACCGCTGCGCGACCGACGCCTTCGGCGGCTGGCTGGTGATGGAGAAGCTGGTCGCCGCAGCCGAGGACGCGGGGGCCGCCGTACAGGCCGACACCCTGGCCACGGCACTGATCGTGGACGACAGCGGCCGGGTCGTCGGGGTCACCGCACGCCGGCACGGCCGGGACCTCGCCTTCCGGGCCCGCAAGGGGGTCGTGCTGACCACCGGCGGGTTCGCCGACAACGAGGAGATGCTCGCCGACCACGCCCCGCACCTCCTCGGCCACGACAAGGTCAGCGACGGACTGGACGACGGCAGCGGCATCCGGATGGCCGCCGCGCTCGGCGCCGCCACCCGGCGGATGGGCGTGGTCGAACTGGCGCTGACCGCGCTGCCTGCGATGGTCACCCGGGGCATGCTGGTCAACGCCCACGGGCAGCGCTTCGTCAACGAGGACGTGTACCCCGGCCTGTTCAGCGTGGCCGCCGTGCTGAAGCAGCCCGCCCCCTACTGGGTGATCATCGACGAGGAGGGCTACGAGTCGATTCCGGAGGCGGATCGCTGGGGCGTGGTACCCCGGTTCGTCACGGAGACCCTGGCGGAGCTGGAGGCCGAACTCGGGATGCCGCAGGGTGCCCTGGAGTCCACGGTCGGCACGTACAACACGCATGCGGCGCGCGGCCGGGACCCGTACTTCCACAAGGACCCGCGCTGGCTCAGGCCGTTGGCGGGGCCGTTCGCGGCGGTCGACCCGCGGGCCGGCTTCCACCGGCGCGGGCAGCCCGGTGCGGGCGCCGGGACGGGGGTCGCCGGGTTCACCCTGGGCGGGCTGCACACCACCGTGGACGGGGCGGTGCTCGACGTGTCGGGCGACCGGGTCCCCGGCCTGTACGCCGCGGGGCGGGCCGCCTCCGGCATCCACGGCGAGGGATACGTCAGCGGCACGTCCCTCGGCGACGGCACGTTCTTCGGGCGCCGCGCGGGTGTTGCCGCGGCGGGGGGTGCCTGA